CTTCCAGCCCCTGCTGGGTGCCTCCCTTCTCATCCCAGCCAGGAAGGCTCTCAGTGCTGTCCTCAGCAGTAGGGCAGCCTGGCTGGAGCTGGCATTCGAGCCCCAGGAACATTTTGCAGGGCAAGCAGCTCCCTTGCAGACACACCAGAACTAGTGCGAGGCAAAGTGAAAGGGAAGAATGTGTCTCCGGGAGTGGAGAAAGCCCCATGCTGCCCACACcctggagggactgggagcagccTGTCTCCCCAGCAGCTTTGGGGCTGAGGGCAGCACAGGATTTTGAACCAGTGTGTAAATTCTTTTAGCAGCTCATATGGTTATTTCAGCCTGTTGCCCATAAGTGGAGGCTTGTCTGTTTTCTTGCCTCTGGCTTGCATCTGTTCCAGGGGAATATCCATAGGCTTGCACAGTCCTCCCGAAGGATTGTCACAGGCAGTGCTGCACGCGTGGCTCTGTGGGGATAAACCCACCCTGCCTGGCTACCTGTACACCCCTCACCATCCCCAGGCTCCTCCTCAGACGGGGCACCCACAGCACACGTGTCCTGACACAGGCTGACCTCTGCAGCACTCCCTGCTGCTgactccttccttcccctttcctccAAATCAGGCCACTGCCGCTGtcactggagctcctggctggaattacagcagctctgccaatgtgtattttaaaagcCTCTCCTTCAGTATTCAAACAGGAAGATCCCTGATGCAGTGGCAAAAGTGTAACAAAGACAGGAGCGAGTGAAGGTGTTCCACGGGGTCAAGAAGGGGGTTACAGTGGCATCCCTGAGCACAGAGagctttcccagggaaaaatcccagcacgggtaggggaggggcagggagacagggatCCTTAAGGACCAAACCTCTTTTCCCTGGTGGCAACCCAGAGGTTTGCATCCTGGAGGAACCTGGAATGCTTggccagagaaaggaaaaggcgTGGGAAATCTGGATGGGCAATATGGACACGTGAATGCTACCCTAAAAACATGTAGCACCCTACAGCTTCAGAGGTGATGGACATGAGAAGCGAGGCAGAAGTTTCTGGTGGGCCAGCACCAAATGCTATCAGTCGAGCAGAGGTGCTGGACCCTCCCTGCAGGTGTTTCCAGGCCTTTGGACTGCACAGCCTTGCTAATAGGGCTGTTATAAGGAGCCTCCCTTGTACAGCTGCTTCTCCTCTATCTGCCCAGCTCGGAGCACAGTTCTGGGCGCAGATCTGAAGGCCTGTCAGGCATTCCCATGTGGGGACTTGCAGGagctcctgtcccagccccatGTGGCTCAGAGCTCTCTGTTTCCCAGaggcagctcagcaccaggggGTGCTGGATCCCGCCCAGGAAGCATCTCATCAGTGCTATAAACTCAATTTCATTGTGCTTCTGTTCTGAAGGTTTTTGGTGTTCCCCATCCTTACTCTCCTGAGCACTTTTAAAATCACTTGGAACCAGAAAACATTGCCTTGCTGGACCACCTTTATGTAAAAATTTACAAACTGACATTGTCTTTGTAGAGGTGGAACAAACCTCCCCGATCACAGCtgcgggaggtgtccctgcaccATCGCTCAGTTCACAGCTGCAGTCTCTGCTTCTCCCATCAGCTGCCAGAACTCCTGAGAGAATCATCAAGATTGAAACCTCTCCCATCAGCTCTTTGATGAAAATACCCCATGTACACATATTAAACCACCACATACATTCTTTTGTGAGTGAATTCCTGCACACCTCCCCGCAGTCAGGGCTCCCGCCTGAGCTCGGGGCAGGGACAAGCTGGTGCCTggagacccccaggaccccttgCCGTGCTCAGCCCGCACTGCAGAGCAAGGGGGAGAGGCCTGCACCCCAACCTGGCTCTTGCTGAGCCGGGGCAGAGCCGACTGCTCGGGCGTAGCCGGGGGGAAGCAGGATGCTTGCTGGAATTACACCCATTTCCCTCCAGTTGTTTTTTACACCGGTTCGTTTCCAAAGCTCTCCCGGGACGGCTCCGTCAGAAACGCAAACACCCAGCCGCCATCTTGGGGAGGGACTCAGGGAGacgccgccgccatcttgggggGGGTCGAGCCGGCGGCGCCAGCTGTGTGAGGGGAGAGGCGGCCGCGCCATCCTGGGGAGATCGGCCCGGCTTGGCCTCGGGAGAGACGGTCACGGTttggcggcggcggccggcgcggagggactgggactgggatcggggcacagctctgtgcctgcGGCAGCGGACACGCCGCCTCCCACCATCTCTTCCGGGTGAGGCGGTGACCCGCGCCCCCTGACCCCGCCGCTTCCTTTCCGCGGCAGCCGCCGGAGCAGACGGGCAGGTGAGTCCGCGCCGCGCCGCATCCGCCGCCATCCGCCCGCCCGCGCCTCGCCGCGGCCTCCGCGCCCGTCGCCCGCCCTCACGGGACCGGGGCTGCGCGGGGCAGCGCGCTGGGTGCGGGGGAGGCGCGCtcggcggagcggggccgtgggCCGCGGGAGAGCCGCGGGCTGGAGTAGCGGAGCTCCCGGCTGGCGGTGCTGGGCCCCGGGCCGGCCCTCCCCCGGACCCTGAGCGGCCGGGGCTGCGTCCCTGAACGCTGAAACGCGGCGGGTTTGGAGCTCGATGCCGGCGGTACAGCGTGTGCTGCGTGTGCTGTGTCGGCCTCGCTGGGCTGGGGACGGCGCTCTGGAGCCTGTGCGCCATGAATGTGTCGAGAAAGGGATGTGGGGCTATCGCAGCGGCCGCGCAGACACTGATGTAAATGGATGTTACAGTGCTCAGGGCTGTTGGTGGAGAGGGGACCACCGAGGGCGAACGTGGGTTGTGTTGGGGTTGGTTACCTCGGTGCAGTGGCCGCACGTCTCCcttgtgcagggcactggctgtAGCAGGAGTTTGGCAGGAGAGGGCAATAGGGAACCGTCTTTCTGCGCTTGGGAGCGGATGCACGGGATTCCCGGCCGCCAAACCGAGCACACCCGAGTGCTGCCCCTGCTGTCTCCCATTGCTGGGTGTGGGCTTCAGGGGCAGGAGACTTAGCTGGGCTAGTCCCAAGGATGTGGTTGAGAGACCAGTAACATGGAAGAACCTAAGCTGGTACTTAAAAGGTCTGCAGACTCGGGGCTTACTGACAATACTGGGTCTGTAGCAattgtttggtttggtgtttttttccataaaCCCGCATAAACAAGGGGAAATGCTCAGCATGGCTGGTTATCAAGGAAAGGAGCTCCCTTGTGCACTGCTGTGGCGGAGCTTGGGGACGTCAGGTGCCATGAAATGCAGCAGGAGGGACTCCACTAACAGCTGTAGGTGATGACCTGTGTGCCAGGATACAGCAAAGCTGTGAATCCTGGGGTTTATAAGAAATTTACCTGTACCCCCACATTTACCTGTGTTTTGCCAATGGTAACTCATTTTTCTTGCTTGGTGAAAGGTTGCAATAGCAGGAATTCCATCAAGTTCTTTAACAATGTTGAGGAAACTACCAACACTCATAcatctgttttgttgtttttcagaAATGGCACCTCGTAAGGGcaaggagaagaaggaagagcaggTCATCAGCTTGGGACCACAGGTTGCTGAAGGAGAGAATGTGTTTGGTGTCTGCCACATCTTTGCCTCCTTCAATGACACTTTTGTCCATGTGACTGATTTGTCTGGCAAGTGAGTATGGGACATGCATCACCTCGCTGCAGTACCCAGCTCCTTCGGGTGTGAAAGTAGAAACTAGGTTTGGCAGGAGGTTCCACCAAAATGCTCGAGTTTCTGCTGAGCTGTGAGTTGGGATGGTGCATGTACATGAACTGGGTGGCTTGGTGAGCTCTTCTGAACAATACGGTGTTCCGGGTACTCTGTGGCAGCTTATTGATCTGGTAACATTAGCAATAACAGGCTTGGTCTGTAGGCAGAACCTGCCTTGGGGGAAGAACAAGGAAtggctttttcttcctgaaCGTCACCTTTTCCTTCTGTAGGGAAACCATCTGCCGTGTGACAGGTGGGATGAAGGTGAAGGCGGACAGAGACGAGTCCTCTCCCTACGCGGCCATGCTGGCAGCCCAGGACGTTGCCCAGAGGTGCAAGGAGCTGGGCATCACCGCCCTGCACATCAAGCTGCGTGCCACTGGGGGCAATAGGTACAGTGGGGGGACTGGGACACTGATGGGGACGTGGCTGTGGGGGCTGATGGTGGATGAGACTGGACCAGGAGGAGGGTGGTTTGGCATGGGGAGAGTGTGACTTTGATACTGCTGGCTATTTGTAAACTGTGTTCAGCTCCTGAGTTGTTGAAGGGGTTGTTGGTTCTGACTCTCCTCCAGGACCAAGACTCCTGGACCTGGTGCCCAGTCAGCCCTGAGAGCTCTGGCCCGCTCTGGAATGAAGATCGGCCGCATTGGTgagtgaggaaaaaagggattatTTAGTGAAAGGAGCTTTGTAGGCATCTGTGCTGCTTGATCTTAACTTTGGGATGTTCTTCATGGCTGCTTAGATGGCTCCAATGAAAGGATTTCAGATCCTTAAATTGACAGTTTACCAGTAGGTGGTGAGAGCAGTACTCAGAACCCCAGTTTCTATGTGCAGGGCTCTtctgatgtcacagagctgTTCAGTCCCTTAATACCTTGTTGGTCTTGGTGATTCACTAATGATGGAGTTCTCCAGCTCTTGGAGGGAGAGTCCTGAACTTTGTGGGGGAGTCACAAGATGCAGTTGTGGTTGTTGTGCTGAAAATTCTTCAAGCATCCTGTGTTTTTTTGGAAACGCTGTGACTGCTTGGTTTAAGTGGGATAGGAGATGGGGATTTTTGCTTACAAGCGCTAAAGCCCTGGGTACCCAGCCTGTGGCAAGTTCCCAAATACCTTCACTCCATGGAGAGTTCCTTCTGCACACGTGCAGCTCCTGTGGTGTCCGAGTGCTGAGGTGCTGGGTGATGGCTGGGGCTGggtggctgtgcccaggtggttTCTGGAAGGTAACTGTGTGTGGGATTTTCTCCCTGCAGAGGATGTCACCCCCATCCCCTCCGACAGCACTCGCAGGAAGGGTGGTCGCCGTGGACGTCGTCTGTAACCAGCGCAGCACCTTCTGTTATTAAAGCTCTCTTAAACCTCTGTTTAGCTCTGTGTTTTCTTAATGGGGTGTGCTTAGAAGCCGAGGGGCTTCAAGATGGCTTGTGCTCTGGAGCTGGGCCTCTGGCTTGGAGGGGAACCAGGCTGGGTGCTCTAAAGCCAAAAGATGCTTTCAAAATGAGTCATGACCTCTTGcatctcctggaaaaaaaagctgggctgggagcgAGCAACTGCTGCTGGGTTTTCTGCAAAATGTTGCTTAATGCATCACTTCccctt
This genomic interval from Aphelocoma coerulescens isolate FSJ_1873_10779 chromosome 13, UR_Acoe_1.0, whole genome shotgun sequence contains the following:
- the RPS14 gene encoding small ribosomal subunit protein uS11 — translated: MAPRKGKEKKEEQVISLGPQVAEGENVFGVCHIFASFNDTFVHVTDLSGKETICRVTGGMKVKADRDESSPYAAMLAAQDVAQRCKELGITALHIKLRATGGNRTKTPGPGAQSALRALARSGMKIGRIEDVTPIPSDSTRRKGGRRGRRL